From a region of the Pan paniscus chromosome 19, NHGRI_mPanPan1-v2.0_pri, whole genome shotgun sequence genome:
- the BHLHA9 gene encoding class A basic helix-loop-helix protein 9, which translates to MLRGAPGLGLTARKGAEGSAEDLGGPCPEPGGDSGVLGANGASCSRGEAEEPAGRRRARPVRSKARRMAANVRERKRILDYNEAFNALRRALRHDLGGKRLSKIATLRRAIHRIAALSLVLRASPAPRGPCGHLECHGPAARGDTGDTGASPPPPAGPSLARPDAARPSVPSAPRCASCPPHAPLARPSAVAEGPGLAQASGGSWRRCPGASSAGPPPWPRGYLRSAPGMGHPRS; encoded by the coding sequence ATGCTGCGGGGCGCGCCAGGACTAGGCCTCACGGCGCGGAAGGGGGCCGAGGGCTCTGCGGAGGACTTGGGGGGCCCCTGCCCCGAGCCCGGGGGGGATTCGGGGGTGCTGGGGGCGAACGGCGCTTCCTGCAGCCGGGGCGAGGCGGAGGAGCCGGCGGGCAGGAGGCGCGCGCGGCCGGTGCGGTCCAAGGCGCGGCGCATGGCCGCCAACGTGCGGGAGCGCAAGCGCATCCTGGACTACAACGAGGCCTTCAACGCGCTGCGCCGGGCGCTGCGGCACGACCTGGGCGGCAAGAGGCTCTCCAAGATCGCCACGCTGCGCAGGGCCATCCACCGCATCGCCGCGCTCTCCCTGGTCCTGCGCGCCAGCCCCGCGCCCCGCGGGCCCTGCGGACACCTGGAGTGCCACGGCCCGGCCGCGCGCGGGGACACCGGGGACACAGGCGCCAGCCCCCCGCCGCCTGCAGGGCCCAGCCTCGCGCGCCCAGACGCCGCCCGCCCCTCGGTGCCGTCCGCGCCCCGCTGCGCCTCGTGCCCCCCGCACGCGCCCCTGGCACGGCCCAGTGCGGTGGCCGAGGGGCCGGGCCTAGCACAGGCCTCCGGGGGAAGCTGGCGCCGCTGTCCGGGGGCTTCCTCTGCCGGGCCGCCTCCCTGGCCGCGGGGCTACCTGCGATCCGCCCCCGGGATGGGCCATCCGCGCTCCTGA